Genomic segment of Paenibacillaceae bacterium GAS479:
GCACGTGAACGTAACTCGCCGGTTCATTCTACAAAAGGCACGCCATCACCCATATAGAGGGCTCTGACTTTTTGTAAGCGCACGGTTTCAGGTTCTATTTCACTCCGCTCCCGCGGTGCTTTTCACCTTTCCCTCACGGTACTGCTTCACTATCGGTCGCCAGAGAGTATTTAGCCTTGGCAGATGGTCCTGCCGGATTCCCACGAGGTTTCACGTGTCTCGCGGTACTCGGGATCCGTCTCGGAGGGAATGGACTTTTGGGTACAGGGCTTTTACCTCTTGTAGCGGGCCTTTCCAGACCTCTTCGCCTAACCCATTCCTTTGTAACTCCATGTGAGACGTCCCACAACCCCAAGGAGCAAGCCCCTAGGTTTGGGCTAATCCGCGTTCGCTCGCCGCTACTGACGGAATCACTATTGTTTTCTCTTCCTCAGGGTACTTAGATGTTTCAGTTCCCCTGGTATGCCTCACGCGACGCTATGTATTCACATCGCAGTAACTGGACATTACTCCAGCTGGGTTTCCCCATTCGGAAATCCCCGGATCAACGCTTGCTTACAGCTCCCCGAGGCCTATCGTGGTTCGCCACGTCCTTCTTCGGCTTCTGGCGCCTAGGCATCCTCCGTGCGCTCTTAGTAGCTTAACCAATGCTCCGGTTCCAAGGAACCTTCGCTTCATCTTGTCCGAAGACAAGCTGACCGGTAAGCAACAGCTATCGGATGTTTCAGCATTTCATATCGTTCGTATCCAGTTTTCAAGGAACAAGTATGGTTTTACGGGCAGTCCCTTTACCGAGTAAACTCAGCAAAAGTTCCTTCCACAAAACTATTTTTGGCGCAAGAATTGCACCGCTTGGCGACGTCCTACTCTCCCAGGACCCTGCGGTCCAAGTACCATCGGCGCTGGAAGGCTTAACGGTCGTGTTCGGGATGGGTACGCGTGGTTCCCTTCCGCCATCGCCACCAAACGATGTATCGGGGATGTTTTCCGCCATTCCGTGAAACGGAATAAAGGAAAAGCATCGTTTCTTGCATTCTGAAAGAGGTTTGCTCTTTCAAAACTGACAACGAGTGAGTGACAAGCCGGTTTTGGAATCTTGCGATTCCGATTTGAAACCCGAGGGTTTCTCGTGAGGCATCTGGCGATGCCTCGGTTTTGAATGTTTCCGTTGCAGGAAACGATTCTCCATAGAAAGGAGGTGATCCAGCCGCACCTTCCGATACGGCTACCTTGTTACGACTTCACCCCAATCATCTACCCCACCTTCGGCGGCTGGCTCCCTTGCGGGTTACCCCACCGACTTCGGGTGTTGTAAACTCTCGTGGTGTGACGGGCGGTGTGTACAAGACCCGGGAACGTATTCACCGCGGCATGCTGATCCGCGATTACTAGCAATTCCGACTTCATGCAGGCGAGTTGCAGCCTGCAATCCGAACTGAGACCGGCTTTTTAGGATTGGCTCCACCTCGCGGTTTCGCGGCCCGTTGTACCGGCCATTGTAGTACGTGTGTAGCCCAGGTCATAAGGGGCATGATGATTTGACGTCATCCCCGCCTTCCTCCGGTTTGTCACCGGCAGTCAATTCAGAGTGCCCACCTTGATGTGCTGGCAACTGAATTCAAGGGTTGCGCTCGTTGCGGGACTTAACCCAACATCTCACGACACGAGCTGACGACAACCATGCACCACCTGTCTCCTCTGTCCCGAAGGCCGCTGCTATCTCTAGCAGATTCAGAGGGATGTCAAGACCTGGTAAGGTTCTTCGCGTTGCTTCGAATTAAACCACATACTCCACTGCTTGTGCGGGTCCCCGTCAATTCCTTTGAGTTTCACTCTTGCGAGCGTACTCCCCAGGCGGAATGCTTATTGTGTTAACTTCGGCACCAAGGGTATCGAAACCCCTAACACCTAGCATTCATCGTTTACGGCGTGGACTACCAGGGTATCTAATCCTGTTTGCTCCCCACGCTTTCGCGCCTCAGCGTCAGTTACAGCCCAGAAAGTCGCCTTCGCCACTGGTGTTCCTCCACATCTCTACGCATTTCACCGCTACACGTGGAATTCCACTTTCCTCTTCTGCACTCAAGCCTTGCAGTTTCTCGTGCGACTTGGGGTTGAGCCCCAAGATTAAACACCAGACTTACAAAGCCGCCTGCGCGCGCTTTACGCCCAATAATTCCGGACAACGCTTGCCCCCTACGTATTACCGCGGCTGCTGGCACGTAGTTAGCCGGGGCTTTCTTCTCAGGTACCGTCATGATAAAGGCAGTTACTCCTCTACCCGTTCTTCCCTGGCAACAGAGCTTTACGACCCGAAGGCCTTCCTCACTCACGCGGCGTTGCTCCGTCAGACTTTCGTCCATTGCGGAAGATTCCCTACTGCTGCCTCCCGTAGGAGTCTGGGCCGTGTCTCAGTCCCAGTGTGGCCGATCACCCTCTCAGGTCGGCTACGCATCGTCGCCTTGGTGAGCCGTTACCCCACCAACTAGCTAATGCGCCGCAGGCCCATCCCCAAGTAACAGATTGCTCCGTCTTTCTCGATCTCTCCAGGTGGAGAAACCGCTTATCTGGTATTAGCATCCGTTTCCGAAGGTTATCCCAGTCTTGAGGGCAGGTTGCCTACGTGTTACTCACCCGTCCGCCGCTAACCGAATCGGGAGCAAGCTCCCTCATCGATCCGCTCGACTTGCATGTATTAGGCACGCCGCCAGCGTTCGTCCTGAGCCAGGATCAAACTCTCCATAAAGGTGTTTGACTTGCTCATTTATAACGTTGACTTGCTTCACTCGTTGTTCAGTTTTCAAAGAACAAATTCGTTTGTTTTTCGCTTGTTTCCGTCGTGCCTCTCAGCGGCGACTTAGATAATATATCACAGCCGCCCAAAGGGATGCAAGTCTTTTTTTAAAGTTTTTTCGATTTTCTTTTTCACCCTTAAAAAGGCGAAAAGCCCCCTGTCTCCAGGGAGCTCAATCTTATAGAATAATCGCTTGAATGCCAGCCAATACCGCTACCCCAGGAAGTCCGAGAACGACCGCCGTACTGATCGTTGCCGGGTTGAGTGGAATCTCGGAGCCAGGCAGCAGTCCCGTTCCGTTAAGCAGGTAAATCCCCACCGCGGCGGCTGTAAGATGAAGAGCCAAGCGACTGAACCAAGACCAGGACATTCGGCTCCTCACCAATGTAATAACCAGTAGAATAGAAGACAAGCTCAAAACGCTCAGCCAAATCCATTTCATCGCGGAATTCCCCCTTTCCATTCAGGCGAGGCTGTTCCAAGGCGCTTGGCTTGCCGGAGCAGCATTTCATAACGCCTTTGCGTTGCTTCAATTGCATACACCGCGTAATCAATCTGATCGCTGCCAAGTGCCTGTTCAAAATGATACTGTGCATTAATCCAATCCCGGTGAGCTTCTCGAATCTCAGCCAGCAGTTCAGCCCCCCCGATGTCATCGCGCCCCGCTTCCACACTACTAACAGCCAGCGTCTCCACGCGTCCGTCCAGACGCAGCTTTGCTCCCATTCAAACCACCCTTTCGGCTTGTCCTGACCGTTATCTGCCTGTGTAGTTATTCTATAAACGGGTTTGAACGTTTAGAACGCCGAATAGTGGTTGCGCGATCTATTTTCAACAAAAAGGTGGGCTACCGATACAATTATCTGATCAGCAGAAAATACCGTTCTAAAAAAAATGAGGCCAACCAGAATCTCTGGTCAGCCTCGTTTCTTCTAATAAGAGGAGTATTTCAGGAGAGCTCTCTGCGGCCCTCCAAAGCTTTGGATAGCGTAACTTCGTCCGCATACTCCAAATCGCCTCCTACCGGGAGTCCGTGTGCAATGCGGGTAACGCGAATTCCGAAGGGACGGATCAGGCGAGAAAGATACATCGCTGTCGCTTCTCCTTCAATATTAGGGTTCGTCGCTAAAATAAGCTCCTGTACCCGTTCATCCTCAAGTCTGCGCAGCAGTTCGGCAATGCGAATCTCCTCTGGACCGATGCCCTCGATCGGTGATATCGCACCTTGAAGCACATGGTACTGGCCATTGTATTCCTTAGTGCGTTCCATAGCGACCAGATCCCTGGACTCCTGCACGACACAGATGGAGGAATGGTCACGGCTCTTGTCCTGACAAATCCGGCAAGGATCGGTATCGGTAATATTGCAGCATACGGAGCAGAAATGCAGATTTCTTTTGACACTGACCAATGCCTTGGCAAAATCAATCACATCGTCTTCCTTCATCTTAAGCACATGGAAGGCGAGCCTTGCAGCCGTCTTAGGCCCGATGCCCGGTAGCCGGGTAAAGGAGTCAATAAGCTTCGCAATCGGTTCGGGGTAATACAACAAGCCCAACTCCTTCAATATAAATCGGGACGGTCCCCCGTTCGTTCAGGAGACCGTCCCGCAGCTTAGACACAGGAAAGTTCAAGTGCCGCAGCATGCAGCAAGCGCCCTAGGCGCGACGACTAAAAGAGACCTGGAATTTTCATACCGCCGGTGAATTTACCCATATCCTTGTTCGCCAGTTCGTCGGCTTTGGAGAGGGCATCGTTCACAGCTGTCAGCACGAGATCCTGCAGCATTTCGACATCTTCTGGATCAACCGCTTCAGGCTTGATAGCGATGCTGACCAGTTTTTTGTGACCATTAACTACAACCGTAACAACGCCGCCGCCTGCTGTGCCTTCAACACTTTTGGTTTCAAGCTCTTCCTGGGCTTTCAGCATTTGCTCCTGCATTTTCTTAACTTGTTTCATCATTTGGTTCATGTTATTCATCTTCGTCACCTCATTAATAGAATTTGAACTGAATTAATTTAGATCCTTATGCATCCAGCATGGGTTAAAATGCAGGTTTTACTCCTTCTTAAGCTCCACTAAATCCTCGCCAAACAACTTAAATGCTTCTTCGACCCATTCCGGCCTAGAAGGCGCGGCTGGCGGTTCATCATGTGAAAGCTCAAGCGGCTCCGCCTTCCGCTCGGCAGAAACGCCCGACGACGCCTGCTGCCAGTCCTTTTGCATGACGGTGGCAAGCTGGATCGGCCTGCCGAACGTCTCCTGCAGCACCCGCTCGATCAGCTCGCGGTTGGCTTGCTTCTCGGTCGTCTCTCGGTGCATCGTGTTCTTGAAAGCGATAAGCACCGAATCGCCTGCCCAGGAGACTGGCTCGCCATCAACGAGCCAGGCATGGACGGTGACGCGCGCATCCTTGACGCGACCGAGCACCTCCGTCCACTTGCCGCGGAGCTGGGCAGTGTCGGCACTTGCTGCGGCGGAGGCAAAGGGGTCGAGCTTAACGGTCCGGAGGTTACCGCCGGACCGGGGCCCGAACCCGCTGCTGCCGGCGCGGGAGGGTGCGCCGCCCGCAGCGGCGGCTGGGGCCACTGCGGGAGCGGCGCCTCCGCTGCGCTGAAGCTGCTCCAGCTTGCGTTCAAGCTGGTCAATTCGCTGCTGCAGCGCAGCAACTTCATGGCCGGAGGCAGCAGGGGCGGAAGCCCCGCGATTGTCCGCAGCGGGCTGCGCACCCGAGCCGGGCGAAGCGCCCTCCGGCAAGGTGCAGATTTTGAGGAGCGCCACCTCGAATAAGGTTTGGGGATGCGCCGCATGCCTCATTTCATTTTGATACCGGTTCAGCTCGTCAATCATTCGGAAAATGCGCTCCGAGCTGAAGCCCTCCGCCATGTCGCGGAATACCGCCGGATCTGCCATCCGTCCCATCCCCCCCGCGCTCGCCGGGGCCAGCTTGAGCACGAGCAAATCGCGGAAGTAATAGATGAGGTTCTCGAGGCATTTATCGGGACTTTTGCCCCCTTGCATAAGCCCTTCAACAAGCGGCAGCACAGCGGCCGCATTGCCGTCCCGCACCGCCTCAGCGATGCCTGCGAACTGACGGACTGCGAGTCCGCCGGTTACATCAACCGCACCTTCAAGTGTGATCTTTTCGGAGCCGAAGGCTGCAGACTGCTCGAGCAAGCTGATCGCATCGCGCATCCCGCCATCCGACAAACGGGCAATGTACTCCAGCGCCTCCGGTTCGGCGGCGATGCCCTCCTCTTCGGTAATCTCGCGCAAGCGCTCGATTTGTTCCTCCAGTGAAACTTGGCGAAAGTCGAAGCGTTGGCAGCGGGAGATAACCGTAGCCGGCAGCTTATGAGGCTCCGTCGTAGCCAAGATGAAGATGACATGACTCGGCGGCTCTTCCAGCGTCTTCAGAAGCGCGTTGAACGCTTCCGTCGTCAGCATATGGACTTCGTCTATGATGTAGACTTTGTAGCGGACTTCGGAAGGGGCATACCGAACGTTATCGCGGATGTCACGAATCTCGTCGATCCCCCGGTTGGAGGCGGCATCGATCTCGACGACGTCCATAATAGTACCGGCGGTAATTCCCCGGCAAGCCGCACATTCATTGCAGGGCTCCGGCGCCGGGCCATGCTCGCAGTTAACTGCTTTGGCGAAAACTTTGGCAGTCGTCGTCTTGCCCGTGCCCCTCGGCCCGTTGAACAAGTAAGCATGCGCAATGCGCTGCTCGCGGATCGCGTTCTGCAGCGTCTGCCTAATATGCTGTTGTCCTACCATGTCCTGGAACGTCTGCGGACGCCAAGCACGGTATAAGGCGATATGGGTCACTAGGTGGCTTCCTTTCGCGCCGCTCAGAGGCGGCCGATAATCGTTCTTTTATTATACATCACCTGGGGGTTCGGCAAAAGGGAGGGGTTGCGGAATGCTGAGAAGGTATGGCTGGGGAGAGAAAGATGATTAATGACGGACGGGGAGTCAAGGAGCGAAGAGTGGATGACAATGGAGTGGGAATTGGAGATCTAAGAGCCAAGATCGAAGGACGAGAGCCAAGGACGAGAGTCAAGGACGGAGAGAAAAGTGATAAAGGGAAAATTCTCACGGAGCAACGCCGCAAGGCAGATGTCGCGAAAAAGAACTGCAAATAGAAGTTGCAAGAATAAGAGACAAAAAAACGCTTGGAAGCGTCTATTAAAGACGCGCCAAGCGTTTGAGTCATTATCGTAGGACCGTGCACCTGTCCTCGATCCATGCGGTCCAGCAGGCATTCCTGGTCCTAGCTCAGGTCAGGCACTCCTCCGGCACATGAACAAACTTGCTTACGGCTGCTTCCTTCCGGACCTGACCGGGTTCACAAGCGTTCATTGCGGAGGACCCATCCGTCAACACTATTCACAGGCGCCAAACACTGCAACGCATAACCTACGACAGGAATTCAACCTCGCTATAGCGGATTGCGAGTTACAGGGCACCGCTACCTCCCCGTCTAGCACGGCAGATTTTCAGTATAGCCGATTTACAAGGCTTGTGCAACCGATCGCTATTGCCAAGCCAAGCCCCATAACGCATAGGAAACAGTAAGCTTGCGCCTTAGCTTCCGGTTTAATCCGCAATGTACGTTACGACCAGCTCTGGCTTATTCCATTATGTGCGTAATGAGCTTGTTCGGGGTTATTTCGCAAGATGCGTAACGAGCTTGTATGGGCTATCTCGAAAGGTGAGCAACAAGCTTGTTTGGGTTATTCGGCAAGATGTGTAACGACCTTGTAGCGAGGCATGTTAAATGCCATCTGGGACTGCACTCGGCTGCGAACTTCTTCTTGCTGCAAGGAGTTAAGTCCACTTTTAGGGGTCACATACACACTCATCGTCGCTCCGTTGAATACGAGGCGGGCCGATTGAACTCCTTTAACTTCCAGCGCTTTCTGCTTGGCGAAGTTGGCGTCCTGTTGGTAATTTTGCGCGTGAGGAGTGTTAATCAAATGCGGGTTAGTATTGGTCAAGCCAAGCTGACCGTCCTGGCCATAGCTTTTACCCTTCATTGAATTAGGGCTGCCGCCACAGCCGGACAATAGCAGCGCGCTAATCAACAGACCGGCAGCAGCAAACGCGAGGCGACTGCTTTGTCGGCGGGAACGAGATGGATTATACATAGCAAAAAACCTCCCTTTAGCCATAGGATGGCTGAGGGAGGTTCTTCTATACTGCCAATATGAGGCAGTTGCAGTCGATTAGATACCGTATTTCTTTTTGAAACGGTCTACGCGGCCGCCGGCGTCCAGGAACTTCTGCTTACCCGTGAAGAATGGGTGGCAAGCGGAACAGATCTCCACGCGCAGGTTAGGTTTAACGGAACCCGTCTCGAACGAGTTGCCGCAAGCGCAAGTTGCCGTAGTCACGTGGTATTTCGGATGAATAGCCTCTTTCATCGTCTTTCACCTCTTTCTGCCCTGAGCTTCATGCGAGCCCAGAGTTATCACATACCTGAATAATATATCACGCCTGCCCGTCCTGTGCAACGGCAATCCTTGGTCAACGCGGACGCGCTAACTCAGCAGGAGGCACATGCGTGTAGGAACCGATCACTACATCAGGGAGCTCTTCGCGGAAGATCTGAAGCATTTGCTTCATGCCGTAGATTTCACCTTGCGCCTTTGGAATCAGGTTAAGGTAACTCTCTGGATCAATATTCAAATTACGCATCTGGATCAGGCGAAGCCCGGTCCGCCGCACAAAATCGATCATCGCCTCCATCTCCTCCTCACGGTCAGTGACCCCGGGGAAAATCAAATAGTTGATGGAGGTGTAGACGCCTTTGTCCGCCGCGTAGCGGAGAGACTTTTCGACATTTTTGAGCGTGTAGGCCCGCGGCTTGTAATAGGCATTGTAATGATCATCTAGCGCACTGATGGTGCTGACGCGCATGAGATCAAGCCCAGCATCAACGATCGCCCGCATAAAGTCGGTCAAACCAGCATTGGTATTGATATTGATATAACCTAGGTTCGTCTGCTGGCGGACGCGCTTCATTGCCTCAACGATGATCTTTGCTTGGGTGGAAGGCTCGCCTTCGCAACCTTGGCCGAAGCTAATGATGGATTCAGGCCGCTTGAGATGTTCCATCATAATTTCAACCAGTTCATCAACGGTCGGCTTGAAGTTCATACGCGTCTGCGGCGCAGGAAAAGCACTATCCTCCGGTTGCTCAGAAATACATCCGAAGCAGCCTGCATTGCAGGAATAGGAAACAGGAACGGCTCCTTCCCAACGCTGCAAGAACGTATTGGATGCGGTCAGACATTCATAACCAAGGGCGCAATTGGAAAGATGCTTGTACAGCCGGTTATCGGGGTACTTCGCCAGCAGCTCTTCTACTTTGACGTTCAGCTCGCCGCGATCGCAGTTGAGCGGATTCCAGCGCTCCGGATCGTCGCATTGCTCTGCAGCTACGTAAAATCCACCGTCTTTCCAGACGACAGCGGTGTAGCCAAACAGCGGCAAAACGGCGGTGCGATCCGCTTTGACATAACCGGGAATCGCAAGTCGTGTATAGCCCTGCGGAAGAAGTGCTCCTACGGCTTGGTACGAGCCGGGCAACATCTCCATCTTACCGCTCGGGCTAATGCCGATCGGTCTGGTGCCGGGAAGGCCGACTAAGGTCGCACCCTCCGGTAAAGGAATCAGCTCATCCTCCATCAGCTCGATGACGATGTCCCCGCCGCGGCCGAGTCCGGTCCAGTCGGGATGGTCGAACAATTGGCCTTGTTCGTCGGCATAGACAAGATTCATGATGTCCTCCTAAATCGGTAAAAGCAAAATCTATTATTCCGTCGGCGAGGTTTTGGACCGCGCCGGGCGGCGAGTCGATGTCGCAGGCTTAGCCGCGTCATCGGTAGTAGTTGTGGCGGTCGGCTTGCTAGCCGGACGGCCGCGCTTTGGCGGCGCAGCCTCGGCGGTCGGCGCTTCAGTCGGCGTAGCCGACTGCGCTGTTGGCACGGAAGCCGTTGACGCTGCCGATGGGCGACCGCGTTTTGGCGGCGCTGCTTCAACAATCGGCGCTTCAGTCGGCTTAGCCGACTGCGCTGTTGGCACGGAAGCCGTTGACGCTGCCGATGGGCGGCCGCGTTTTGCCGGCGCTGCTTCAACAGTCGGCGCTTCAGTCGGCTTAGCCGACTGCGCTGTTGACGCGGAAGCCGCTGACGCTGCTGACGGACGGCCGCGTTTTGCCGGCGCTGCCTCAGCAGTCAGCGCTTCAGCCGGCTTAGCCGACTGCGCTGTTGACGCGGAAGCCGTCGACGCTGCGGCTGGACGGCCGCGTTTTGCCGGCGCTGCCTCAGCAGTCAGCGCTTCAGCCGGCGTAACCGACTGCGCTGTTGACGCGGAAGCCGTTGACGCTGCCGATGGACGGCCGCGTTTTGCCGGCTCTGCCTCAGCGGTCGGCGCTTCAGTCGGCTTAGCCGACTGCGCTGTTGACGCGGAGGCCGTTGACGCTGCCGCTGGACGGCCGCGTTTTGCCGGCGCTGCCTCAGCAGTCGGCGCTTCAGTCGGCTTAGCCGACTGCGCTGTTGGCACGGAAGCCGTGGACGCTGCGGCTGGACGGCCGCGTTTTGCCGGCTCTGCCTCAGCGGTCGACGCTTCAGTCGGCGTAACCGACTGCGCTGTTGGCGCAGAGGCCGTTGCCTGCGGTGCAGGCAACGCAGCGGCGCCCGCACTGGCGGCTTCGCCTGCGCGCTGCTGCAGCTGCTCCGCCGCAGCGGCGCTTACCGCCGCTGTCGGCCGCGCCTCGACAGCGCTCTCCGGCTGCGCAACTGGCGCAGCCGCCGTACCGGCTGATGCCGCCGGCTGGCGCTCGTCGGCTGAAGCCGGCTGCACCGGCGGCTGAGCGTCGCCGGTGCTAGGGCGTGGCGCCGGGCTGTAGCTGCCCGGTCGCATGCTGCCCCCTACTGGGCGAGTCGCACCAGTCGAGGAAGGCCGGCCCAGCGGCCGTTGGCCGGAAGTTGGCCGGCTGCTGCTATAGGAGCTGCTCTGCCCTGCTCGCTGCGAGCTATACCCATTTTCGCTGCGCGAGTATCCAGTCCCGCTGTTGCTGCTGTTGCCACTATCGCTTCGTTGCGAGCTGTAGCCATTCTCGCTGCGCGTGGGCCCAGCACCATTACTAGTACTGCCGCTCGAGCTGTTCGCGCCAGCGATCTGAGCTGTGCCTCCATTGCCGGAGGAGTAGCTGCGGTAGCCGCTGCCTTGCGTGTTATTGTTGCGATAAGCAGCTGTATTGGAAACAATCGGGCTGCCGCCGGCTGGCCCCTTCGGAGCTTGGTTGCCGCTCGAAGTTCCAGGTCTGCTGCCGCTGGATGGAGACGACAGAGCAGGCCGGTTGCCATTTTTGGATTCCAAGGTAGCCATGAATTCCACATTCGTCTTGGTCTCGCCAAGCTTACGGAGAAACCCGTCGACAAAGTCCGGCGAGTCATTCATATTTTTGCGGATGACCCAGATTTTATCCAGCTCTTCTTTTGTCAGCAACAGATCCTCCCGGCGCGTGCCGGAACGGCGTATATCCATGGCCGGGAAAATCCGGCGTTCGGCCAGCTTGCGGTCCAAATGCAGCTCCATGTTGCCCGTGCCCTTGAATTCTTCATAAATGATGTCATCCATACGCGAACCCGTATCGATCAGTGCAGTTGCCAGAATGGTCAGGCTGCCGCCTTCCTCGATATTACGAGCTGAACCAAAAAAGCGCTTCGGACGATGGAACGCCGCGGGATCAATACCACCACTCAGCGTCCGTCCAGACGGAGGAATGACTAAATTATAAGCTCGCGCCAAACGAGTGATACTGTCCAGCAGGATGACAACATCCTTCTTGTGCTCAACCATGCGCAGTGCTCTCTCAAGCACAAGCTCTGCAACCTTGATATGATTTTCCGGTACTTCATCAAAGGTAGACGCTACAACCTCTCCCCTGACAGAGCGGGACATGTCCGTTACTTCCTCCGGCCGCTCGTCGATAAGCAGTACGAATAGCTCGATTTCCGGGTTGTTTTCAGAGATGCTATTGGCAATTTCCTTCAACAGCAATGTTTTGCCTGCTTTGGGAGGAGCCACAATCAGTCCCCGCTGGCCAAGACCAACCGGAGCGAGCAGATCCATAATCCGAGTAGAAAGACGACCAGGTGTCGTTTCGAGAACAAGCTTCTTTTGCGGGAAGAGAGGGGTCAGCGCCGGGAAATGCAATCGCTCAGCAGCCGTTTCTGGGCTCATACCGTTAACTGCATTGACTTGCAAAAGGCCGAAGTAACGCTCGTTTTCTTTAGGAGGACGGCATTTCCCCGATACGAGGTCGCCGCTTCTAAGATCGAATCTACGGATTTGGGAAGCCGAGATATAAATATCTTCATTACTAGGCAAATAATTAATCGGACGCAAAAATCCAAAACCTTCTGGCAGGATGTCCAAAATTCCCTGCATGAACAACAGCCCGCCACGCTCCGCTTGGGCGCGGAGAACAGCAAAAATCAATTCTCTTTTTCTCATCTGATTAAAGCTCGGTACCTCGAACTGCTTCGCGAGCTTATACAGATCATTCAATGACATTACTTCCAGATCAGCGATCTGAAATTCGCTCATGATCTCACCACTTTATTCAGTTTTCACACCTTAATCCTTACCTCATACTGGGACAATCCGAATCTATAAACTCTATTCTTTCATTGTGTCCGTCAGAGCAAGGCTCTAACCGCCAAGAAGGAAATGACTGTTCATACAGTCTTGGAAAGTCTGGAGAGAGGAATGCTGGCAGATGCGGGGAAAAGCAAGGCGGGCCAGCGCTCCATAACAGCAGCGCTGACGTAACCGCCAGTCAAGTCAAACAAATGTACCCGTCTTATGACAGACGATGCAAAAGAAATGGGTTATCGCCTGGAACATACCAGACAGTCTATCATTCATTCTCGCGCCAAACATCAGCACCGAGTCGGCGTAAATTCTCAACCAGGTTATCATACCCACGATCGATATACTCCACACCTGTAATTTCCGTAATGCCTTCGGTCACAGTGAGCCCAGCAACTACCAATGAAGCTCCAGCGCGCAGGTCGGCTGCTCTGACCTTAGCCGCATTCAGCGAGCTGCCTTCAATGATGGCAGAGCGGCCTTCAACACGAATGTTGGCGCCCATGCGGATTAATTCCGGAACATGCTTGAAGCGGTTGCTGTACACATAGTCCGTGAGAATACTTACTCCGTTAGCCTGCGTCAGCAGGCTGGTCATCGGAGATTGCAAGTCGGTCGCAAATCCGGGATAAACAAGCGCGCGAACATCGATCGGCTCATAAACAGGAGCACCGATGATGCGGATGGATTCATCCA
This window contains:
- a CDS encoding DNA polymerase-3 subunit gamma/tau codes for the protein MTHIALYRAWRPQTFQDMVGQQHIRQTLQNAIREQRIAHAYLFNGPRGTGKTTTAKVFAKAVNCEHGPAPEPCNECAACRGITAGTIMDVVEIDAASNRGIDEIRDIRDNVRYAPSEVRYKVYIIDEVHMLTTEAFNALLKTLEEPPSHVIFILATTEPHKLPATVISRCQRFDFRQVSLEEQIERLREITEEEGIAAEPEALEYIARLSDGGMRDAISLLEQSAAFGSEKITLEGAVDVTGGLAVRQFAGIAEAVRDGNAAAVLPLVEGLMQGGKSPDKCLENLIYYFRDLLVLKLAPASAGGMGRMADPAVFRDMAEGFSSERIFRMIDELNRYQNEMRHAAHPQTLFEVALLKICTLPEGASPGSGAQPAADNRGASAPAASGHEVAALQQRIDQLERKLEQLQRSGGAAPAVAPAAAAGGAPSRAGSSGFGPRSGGNLRTVKLDPFASAAASADTAQLRGKWTEVLGRVKDARVTVHAWLVDGEPVSWAGDSVLIAFKNTMHRETTEKQANRELIERVLQETFGRPIQLATVMQKDWQQASSGVSAERKAEPLELSHDEPPAAPSRPEWVEEAFKLFGEDLVELKKE
- a CDS encoding inhibitor of the pro-sigma K processing machinery, which produces MKWIWLSVLSLSSILLVITLVRSRMSWSWFSRLALHLTAAAVGIYLLNGTGLLPGSEIPLNPATISTAVVLGLPGVAVLAGIQAIIL
- a CDS encoding DNA replication and repair protein RecR, giving the protein MYYPEPIAKLIDSFTRLPGIGPKTAARLAFHVLKMKEDDVIDFAKALVSVKRNLHFCSVCCNITDTDPCRICQDKSRDHSSICVVQESRDLVAMERTKEYNGQYHVLQGAISPIEGIGPEEIRIAELLRRLEDERVQELILATNPNIEGEATAMYLSRLIRPFGIRVTRIAHGLPVGGDLEYADEVTLSKALEGRRELS
- a CDS encoding LSU ribosomal protein L31P, which translates into the protein MKEAIHPKYHVTTATCACGNSFETGSVKPNLRVEICSACHPFFTGKQKFLDAGGRVDRFKKKYGI
- a CDS encoding Pyruvate-formate lyase-activating enzyme — its product is MNLVYADEQGQLFDHPDWTGLGRGGDIVIELMEDELIPLPEGATLVGLPGTRPIGISPSGKMEMLPGSYQAVGALLPQGYTRLAIPGYVKADRTAVLPLFGYTAVVWKDGGFYVAAEQCDDPERWNPLNCDRGELNVKVEELLAKYPDNRLYKHLSNCALGYECLTASNTFLQRWEGAVPVSYSCNAGCFGCISEQPEDSAFPAPQTRMNFKPTVDELVEIMMEHLKRPESIISFGQGCEGEPSTQAKIIVEAMKRVRQQTNLGYININTNAGLTDFMRAIVDAGLDLMRVSTISALDDHYNAYYKPRAYTLKNVEKSLRYAADKGVYTSINYLIFPGVTDREEEMEAMIDFVRRTGLRLIQMRNLNIDPESYLNLIPKAQGEIYGMKQMLQIFREELPDVVIGSYTHVPPAELARPR
- a CDS encoding transcription termination factor Rho, which translates into the protein MSEFQIADLEVMSLNDLYKLAKQFEVPSFNQMRKRELIFAVLRAQAERGGLLFMQGILDILPEGFGFLRPINYLPSNEDIYISASQIRRFDLRSGDLVSGKCRPPKENERYFGLLQVNAVNGMSPETAAERLHFPALTPLFPQKKLVLETTPGRLSTRIMDLLAPVGLGQRGLIVAPPKAGKTLLLKEIANSISENNPEIELFVLLIDERPEEVTDMSRSVRGEVVASTFDEVPENHIKVAELVLERALRMVEHKKDVVILLDSITRLARAYNLVIPPSGRTLSGGIDPAAFHRPKRFFGSARNIEEGGSLTILATALIDTGSRMDDIIYEEFKGTGNMELHLDRKLAERRIFPAMDIRRSGTRREDLLLTKEELDKIWVIRKNMNDSPDFVDGFLRKLGETKTNVEFMATLESKNGNRPALSSPSSGSRPGTSSGNQAPKGPAGGSPIVSNTAAYRNNNTQGSGYRSYSSGNGGTAQIAGANSSSGSTSNGAGPTRSENGYSSQRSDSGNSSNSGTGYSRSENGYSSQRAGQSSSYSSSRPTSGQRPLGRPSSTGATRPVGGSMRPGSYSPAPRPSTGDAQPPVQPASADERQPAASAGTAAAPVAQPESAVEARPTAAVSAAAAEQLQQRAGEAASAGAAALPAPQATASAPTAQSVTPTEASTAEAEPAKRGRPAAASTASVPTAQSAKPTEAPTAEAAPAKRGRPAAASTASASTAQSAKPTEAPTAEAEPAKRGRPSAASTASASTAQSVTPAEALTAEAAPAKRGRPAAASTASASTAQSAKPAEALTAEAAPAKRGRPSAASAASASTAQSAKPTEAPTVEAAPAKRGRPSAASTASVPTAQSAKPTEAPIVEAAPPKRGRPSAASTASVPTAQSATPTEAPTAEAAPPKRGRPASKPTATTTTDDAAKPATSTRRPARSKTSPTE